The following is a genomic window from Candidatus Eremiobacterota bacterium.
TGTTGAAGGTGCGGCTCAGGATCTTCTTCGGGCTGTGATCCTCGACCGCGGCGGGGTGCTTGCTGGCGAAGCCGGAGAACACGACGACGTCGTCCGCACCGGTGTCCAGCACGAACCGGTCTCCGAACGCGTCGTTCACCGTCATCCCGATCATGGGAACGTTGTCGTCGAGCGCCGCGTCGAGCACGAACGCGTTCTCGGGCACGTGAAACGACTCGCTCGGGATCGCGTCGACCGTTCCGTGAACGTAGTCGATCTTCACGACGCAGCCGGCGATGAAGTCGTAGCCGAGCAGCCCCACGACGCGCGTGCGCTCGTCGTTCTCGAACGAGAACGGCAGCGCTTCGACGATCACGTCGTTCATCGTGACTTGCCCGATCTCGATTTTCGGCACGACGGCGTACCCGCTGGTGAAGGATCCCGCGACGGTCGTGCTCCAGCGCCCGTACCGCTTCAGGTTCAGCTCGCGCACGACGTCGCGGTTGAGGACAATGCTGCTCGAGCCTGAGTCGAGCTGAAAGTCGAGCCCGCGGCCGTTCACCGTCAGCCGCACGATGATCCGGCCCCACGGGTCGACGCGGGCGGGCAGCCGCACCGACGAGACGCCGGCCGGCATGACCACCGGCAGCCGGCGGCTGCCCGGAATCGCCAGTTCCGCGTCTTGGACCGGCGTTCCGATCTGCAGGCTCGTCGTCGTCCACACTTTGTCGTTCTCGGGATGCCCGTCGCTCAGCGTTATGCGGAACGGCAGCGACACGCCGTTCTGCGTGCGGTAGTCTTCGTACGTCGTGACGACCAGCTTGCCGAGATACGCCGTCTCGCGGCGCACGAGATAGAACGAGGTCGCGTCGTAGAACCGCCGCTCCTCGCGGCCGTCGGCCGGCGCGACGCGCACGACGTAGACGTCGGCCGGCGCACGCAGCCGCCCGAGCAGCTTCACGTCGTCGCCCGGATCGGGTTTGTCGAGCGCGCGCACGTTGGCTTCGGCGCGCTTGTGGATGCCGCGCTTGAGCAGCGTGTAGCCGTTCTCGTTCGTCTCCCAGAGCTGGTCCTTGTAGCGTCCTTCGGCGGTGAGAAACGGGCCCATCGTCATGTCGATCCGGTAGTCGTCGCCGCGCCACACCTCGCGCTCCGTGCCGTCGAGCCCGCCGTCGTGGAAGACGTACGCCACGCGCAGCGTGCGCGCGCTCTCGTCCTCGATCCGTCCTTCGGCGCGCTTCGAGGCGTCGAGGACGTCCTTCAAGGTCGTGGACGTCGTTTCGTACGCCGTCGGCCACGCGCGCGGATCGGGCGCGGGCGCCTTCGCGGGCGCGGCGGCGAACGAAGCCGGCGCAACGACAGCGAGCTGCGCGGACAGGAAAAGCAGCGCCGCCGAAAGGCGCCAC
Proteins encoded in this region:
- a CDS encoding aspartyl protease family protein, with the translated sequence MATRLWRLSAALLFLSAQLAVVAPASFAAAPAKAPAPDPRAWPTAYETTSTTLKDVLDASKRAEGRIEDESARTLRVAYVFHDGGLDGTEREVWRGDDYRIDMTMGPFLTAEGRYKDQLWETNENGYTLLKRGIHKRAEANVRALDKPDPGDDVKLLGRLRAPADVYVVRVAPADGREERRFYDATSFYLVRRETAYLGKLVVTTYEDYRTQNGVSLPFRITLSDGHPENDKVWTTTSLQIGTPVQDAELAIPGSRRLPVVMPAGVSSVRLPARVDPWGRIIVRLTVNGRGLDFQLDSGSSSIVLNRDVVRELNLKRYGRWSTTVAGSFTSGYAVVPKIEIGQVTMNDVIVEALPFSFENDERTRVVGLLGYDFIAGCVVKIDYVHGTVDAIPSESFHVPENAFVLDAALDDNVPMIGMTVNDAFGDRFVLDTGADDVVVFSGFASKHPAAVEDHSPKKILSRTFNIVSANGVGGRLLMRPVLIQKLHIGQVQFPDWLAFVMTGNQQAFEGEEADGLVGAWALNVFDVYLDYANSRVVLVPNSRTRKTTPAPAPSAPPPAAKPSPAPTAAP